The following coding sequences are from one Pseudomonas oryzae window:
- the cydX gene encoding cytochrome bd-I oxidase subunit CydX has protein sequence MWYFAWILGVLLACSFGIVNALWLETTQDLDEGDAGDR, from the coding sequence ATGTGGTACTTCGCCTGGATTCTCGGCGTGCTGCTGGCCTGCAGCTTCGGCATCGTCAACGCACTGTGGCTGGAAACCACCCAGGACCTCGACGAGGGCGATGCGGGTGACCGCTGA
- the ahpF gene encoding alkyl hydroperoxide reductase subunit F, with protein sequence MLDANLKAQLKAYLEKVTQPFEIVASLDDGETSRELLALLEDINGLSDKIALNTAGQDARKPSFGFRRDGQEIGPRFAGIPLGHEFTSLVLALLQVGGHPPKISDEQIAQIKALDGDYQFETYYSLSCHNCPDVVQALNLMAVLNPRIKHVAIDGALFQDEVNQRQIMAVPSVYLNGESFGAGRMGVEEILAKLDTGAGARDAEKLNARTAFDVLVVGGGPAGASAAIYAARKGIRTGVAAERFGGQVLDTMAIENFISVPETEGPKLARALEEHVRQYEVDIINLQRASKLIPAETGDGLHTVQFDNGGELKARTVILATGARWREMNVPGEQEYRGRGVAYCPHCDGPLFKGKRVAVIGGGNSGVEAAIDLAGIVAHVTLLEFGEQLRADAVLQNKLRSLANVTVITMAQTTEVQGDGQKVTGLVYKDRHNDAVHEVALEGIFVQIGLLPNSDWLKGTLELSRFGEIVVDAKGQTSVPGVFAAGDVTTVPYKQIVIAVGEGAKAALSAFDHLIRQG encoded by the coding sequence ATGCTCGACGCCAACCTGAAAGCCCAGTTGAAGGCCTACCTCGAAAAGGTCACCCAGCCGTTCGAGATCGTCGCGTCCCTGGACGACGGTGAGACGTCCCGCGAGCTGCTCGCCCTGCTCGAGGACATCAACGGCCTGAGCGACAAGATCGCCCTGAACACCGCAGGCCAGGACGCACGCAAGCCTTCGTTCGGCTTCCGCCGCGACGGCCAGGAGATCGGCCCGCGCTTCGCCGGCATCCCGCTGGGCCACGAGTTCACCTCGCTGGTGCTGGCCCTGCTGCAGGTCGGCGGCCATCCGCCGAAGATTTCCGACGAGCAGATCGCGCAGATCAAGGCGCTCGACGGCGACTACCAGTTCGAAACCTACTACTCGCTGTCCTGCCACAACTGCCCGGACGTGGTGCAGGCGCTCAACCTGATGGCGGTGCTCAACCCGCGCATCAAGCACGTGGCCATCGACGGCGCGCTGTTCCAGGACGAGGTGAACCAGCGCCAGATCATGGCGGTGCCGAGCGTCTACCTCAACGGCGAATCCTTCGGCGCCGGCCGCATGGGCGTCGAGGAGATCCTCGCCAAGCTGGACACCGGCGCCGGCGCCCGCGACGCCGAGAAGCTCAACGCCAGGACCGCCTTCGACGTGCTGGTGGTCGGCGGCGGCCCGGCCGGCGCTTCGGCGGCCATCTACGCCGCGCGCAAGGGCATCCGCACCGGCGTCGCCGCCGAGCGCTTCGGTGGCCAGGTGCTGGACACCATGGCCATCGAGAACTTCATCTCGGTGCCGGAAACCGAAGGCCCGAAACTGGCCCGCGCGCTGGAAGAGCACGTGCGCCAGTACGAGGTCGACATCATCAACCTGCAGCGCGCCAGCAAGCTGATCCCGGCCGAAACCGGCGACGGCCTGCACACCGTGCAGTTCGACAACGGCGGCGAGCTGAAAGCCAGGACCGTGATCCTCGCCACCGGCGCGCGCTGGCGCGAGATGAACGTGCCGGGCGAGCAGGAGTACCGAGGCCGCGGCGTGGCCTACTGCCCGCACTGCGACGGCCCGCTGTTCAAGGGCAAGCGCGTGGCGGTGATCGGCGGCGGCAACTCCGGCGTCGAGGCGGCCATCGACCTGGCCGGCATCGTCGCCCACGTCACCCTGCTGGAGTTCGGCGAGCAGCTGCGCGCCGACGCGGTGCTGCAGAACAAGCTGCGCAGCCTGGCCAACGTCACCGTGATCACCATGGCGCAGACCACCGAGGTGCAGGGCGACGGCCAGAAGGTCACCGGGCTGGTCTACAAGGACCGCCACAACGACGCGGTACACGAGGTCGCGCTGGAAGGCATCTTCGTGCAGATCGGCCTGCTGCCCAACAGCGACTGGCTGAAGGGCACCCTGGAGCTCTCCCGCTTCGGCGAGATCGTGGTCGACGCCAAGGGCCAGACCAGCGTGCCCGGCGTGTTCGCCGCCGGCGACGTGACCACCGTGCCGTACAAGCAGATCGTCATCGCCGTCGGCGAGGGGGCCAAGGCCGCGCTCTCCGCCTTCGACCACCTGATCCGTCAGGGCTGA
- a CDS encoding YgaP family membrane protein: MQKNVGGIDKIARILVGIALIVWAIAGGPVWAWIGILPLATGLLGWCPAYTLLGIKTCPLKK, from the coding sequence ATGCAGAAGAACGTTGGCGGCATCGACAAGATCGCCCGCATCCTGGTCGGCATCGCGCTGATCGTCTGGGCCATCGCCGGCGGCCCGGTCTGGGCCTGGATCGGCATCCTGCCGCTGGCCACCGGCCTGCTCGGCTGGTGCCCGGCCTACACTCTGCTCGGCATCAAGACCTGCCCGCTGAAGAAGTAG
- the cydB gene encoding cytochrome d ubiquinol oxidase subunit II, with translation MFDYETLKLIWWVLIGVLLIGFALTDGFDMGAMALMPFVGKTDNERRVAINTIAPHWDGNQVWFITAGGALFAAWPMVYAVAFSGLYWAMLLVLFALFCRPVGFDYRSKLENRKWRGAWDWALFVGGALPALLFGVAFGNLFLGLPFRLDELMRSTYEGSFFALLHPFALLAGVVSLSMLCAHGGAWLMLRTDADLHQRSRQATQLCALAYLLSFAAAGTWLVLGIQGFSLVGGFGDLGAALNPLHKQVSLDNSGWLANYAQYPLTRFAPLAGLAGGVLALLGALFNRGGVAFLGSSLAIVGTLCTAGFALFPFVFPSSLDPASSLTVWDAVSSHKTLGIMLVVAGIFVPLILLYTLWCYTRMWGRLTDQTIESNPHGLY, from the coding sequence ATGTTCGATTACGAAACCCTGAAACTCATCTGGTGGGTGCTGATCGGCGTGCTGCTGATCGGCTTCGCCCTCACCGACGGCTTCGACATGGGCGCCATGGCGCTGATGCCCTTCGTCGGCAAGACCGACAACGAGCGCCGGGTGGCGATCAACACCATCGCCCCGCACTGGGACGGCAACCAGGTGTGGTTCATCACCGCCGGCGGCGCGCTGTTCGCCGCCTGGCCGATGGTCTACGCGGTGGCCTTCTCCGGGCTGTACTGGGCGATGCTGCTGGTGCTGTTCGCGCTGTTCTGCCGCCCGGTCGGCTTCGACTATCGCAGCAAGCTGGAGAACCGGAAATGGCGCGGCGCCTGGGACTGGGCGCTGTTCGTCGGTGGCGCTCTGCCTGCGCTGCTGTTCGGCGTGGCCTTCGGCAACCTGTTCCTCGGCCTGCCGTTCCGCCTCGACGAGCTGATGCGCTCGACCTACGAGGGTTCGTTCTTCGCCCTGCTGCACCCGTTCGCCCTGCTCGCCGGAGTGGTCAGCCTGAGCATGCTGTGCGCCCACGGCGGCGCCTGGCTGATGCTGCGCACCGACGCCGACCTGCACCAGCGCTCGCGCCAGGCCACCCAGCTGTGCGCGCTGGCGTACCTGCTGAGCTTCGCCGCCGCCGGCACCTGGCTGGTGCTGGGCATCCAGGGCTTCAGTCTGGTCGGCGGCTTCGGTGATCTTGGCGCGGCGCTCAACCCGCTGCACAAGCAGGTGAGCCTGGACAACAGCGGCTGGCTGGCCAACTACGCGCAGTACCCGCTGACCCGATTCGCCCCGCTGGCGGGCCTGGCCGGCGGCGTGCTGGCGCTGCTCGGTGCGCTGTTCAACCGCGGCGGCGTGGCCTTCCTCGGCAGCAGCCTGGCCATCGTCGGCACCCTCTGCACCGCGGGCTTTGCGCTGTTCCCCTTCGTCTTTCCGTCGAGTCTCGACCCGGCGTCGAGCCTGACCGTGTGGGACGCGGTGTCCAGCCACAAGACCCTGGGCATCATGCTGGTGGTGGCGGGCATCTTCGTGCCGCTGATCCTGCTCTACACCCTGTGGTGCTACACCCGCATGTGGGGCCGGCTGACCGACCAGACCATCGAGAGCAACCCGCACGGGTTGTACTGA
- a CDS encoding rhodanese-like domain-containing protein encodes MKSAHDLVAEAKARIREIDLDAADAAIRDADLLLDVREADEYHAGHVPGAVNIPRGLLEFKFSATPELSSRDLKIVLYCKTSGRAALAACALHDMGYLDVQSIAGGFDAWSAAGKAVVTPSLPAFE; translated from the coding sequence GTGAAAAGCGCCCATGACCTGGTGGCCGAAGCCAAGGCCCGCATCCGTGAGATCGACCTCGACGCCGCCGACGCGGCGATCCGCGACGCCGACCTGCTGCTCGACGTGCGCGAGGCCGACGAATACCACGCCGGCCATGTTCCCGGCGCGGTGAACATTCCGCGCGGCCTGCTGGAGTTCAAGTTCAGCGCCACCCCGGAACTGTCATCCCGCGATCTGAAGATCGTGCTGTACTGCAAGACGAGCGGTCGCGCCGCGCTGGCCGCCTGCGCCCTGCACGACATGGGCTACCTGGACGTGCAGTCGATCGCCGGCGGCTTCGATGCCTGGAGCGCGGCCGGCAAGGCGGTGGTGACACCGAGCCTGCCGGCCTTCGAGTGA
- a CDS encoding cyd operon YbgE family protein — protein MRVTAEPRPWLQRGSSRAVSLLLAAPLALVLLIHPAAMLDAEGRYSHGLLMLVMWGISSGFIHGVGFDPYSRLWRTVFHPLGGWLLMLLGYALLGRAALQ, from the coding sequence ATGCGGGTGACCGCTGAGCCCCGTCCCTGGCTGCAGCGCGGCAGCAGCCGCGCGGTCTCCCTGCTGCTCGCCGCGCCGCTGGCGCTGGTGCTGCTGATCCATCCCGCCGCCATGCTCGACGCCGAGGGCCGCTACAGCCACGGCCTGCTGATGCTGGTGATGTGGGGCATTTCCAGCGGCTTCATCCACGGCGTCGGCTTCGATCCGTACAGCCGGTTGTGGCGCACGGTGTTCCACCCGCTGGGCGGCTGGCTGCTCATGCTGCTCGGTTACGCGCTTCTCGGGCGGGCGGCGCTTCAATAG